Proteins from a single region of Chryseobacterium sp. W4I1:
- a CDS encoding VOC family protein codes for MKINQIYVNLPVKDVKKTEEFWTKLGFSINEQFSDDKATCVVMKEDIYVMFLTEEYFQTFSERPVPKGDTTQVLVAIGLNSRDEVDHVVNTALQNGASQHEEPQDYGWMYQNSFWDIDGHGWNVTFADLSQLPAE; via the coding sequence ATGAAAATCAATCAGATCTATGTCAACCTTCCGGTTAAAGACGTAAAGAAAACAGAAGAATTCTGGACCAAGCTCGGTTTTTCCATCAATGAGCAGTTTTCAGATGACAAAGCGACCTGTGTCGTAATGAAAGAAGACATTTACGTAATGTTCCTGACTGAAGAATATTTCCAGACTTTTTCCGAAAGACCCGTTCCGAAAGGCGATACCACTCAGGTTCTTGTTGCTATTGGCCTGAACAGCCGTGATGAAGTGGATCATGTTGTAAATACTGCCCTGCAAAATGGAGCTTCACAACATGAAGAGCCACAGGATTACGGATGGATGTATCAGAATTCTTTCTGGGATATTGACGGACATGGCTGGAATGTAACGTTTGCTGATCTTTCCCAGCTCCCGGCAGAATAA
- a CDS encoding Crp/Fnr family transcriptional regulator, protein MICKALEICYDFPFFLQEELDEIFQAHEKVSFQKGDIILEAGKTANEYYILEKGLARSYVNDFSGNEVTTHFFADNEIIIEVLSLFQRIPSQENIVCITDCECRKFDFETFQELFHKIPNLREWGRAWMSKELFSYKQRSVEMFTLSATRRYLNLLEQKPQVVQFAPLKQIASYLGITDTSLSRIRKEIVSHPKKN, encoded by the coding sequence ATGATCTGCAAAGCTTTAGAAATATGCTATGATTTCCCTTTTTTTCTCCAGGAAGAACTGGATGAAATATTTCAGGCCCATGAGAAAGTATCATTCCAAAAAGGAGATATTATTCTTGAGGCGGGAAAAACGGCTAATGAATACTATATTTTAGAGAAAGGGCTGGCCCGTTCTTACGTCAATGATTTTAGCGGAAATGAAGTAACGACTCATTTTTTTGCAGATAATGAGATCATTATCGAGGTCTTGTCACTGTTTCAGAGAATTCCTTCCCAGGAAAATATCGTCTGCATTACAGACTGCGAATGCCGGAAATTTGATTTTGAGACCTTTCAGGAACTTTTCCATAAAATACCCAATCTTAGAGAATGGGGCAGAGCATGGATGTCAAAAGAGCTTTTTTCTTATAAGCAGCGTTCCGTCGAAATGTTTACCCTATCCGCTACCAGACGTTACCTTAACCTTTTAGAACAGAAACCACAGGTTGTACAGTTTGCTCCCCTTAAGCAGATTGCGTCCTATCTTGGTATTACAGACACTTCTTTAAGCCGTATCCGCAAAGAAATAGTTTCCCATCCAAAGAAAAATTAA